A stretch of Leptospira terpstrae serovar Hualin str. LT 11-33 = ATCC 700639 DNA encodes these proteins:
- a CDS encoding alkaline phosphatase family protein → MKQAKSNRFQKTVVIDVVGLSTHLVCEFTPFLKQYLKDKNTILIEPMLPSVTTSVQSTFLTGKWPNEHGIVGNGWYDQEDAEIKFWKQSNHLVNAEKIWERAKKIDPDFTCSKMFWWYNMYSTADYSVTPRPQYHADGVKAPDCYTHPPDLREDLQTNLGKFPLFNFWGPNANIKSTQWIADATVFVDKKYNPTLTLVYLPHLDYCLQKFGPNLSHIKKELSEIDLVLKHLIEYYEQQNTKIILLSEYGITPVHRPIHINRILRENNLISVRKERWYELLDPGASKAFAVSDHQISHIYCNDPSVKNQVLELLKKVPGINLVLDKKSQKKYNLEHKRSGDIVAVADPDSWFTYYYWLDDKNAPDYARLVDIHRKPGYDPCEMFLDPKKPGIKFRAGLKLIRKKLGFRYLMDVIPLDANLVKGSHGAIHKKKEFYPIFSSKITYSRKEISANKVYDLIWDQMTSKI, encoded by the coding sequence ATGAAACAGGCAAAATCCAATAGATTTCAGAAAACAGTAGTCATTGATGTTGTCGGACTTAGTACTCATTTGGTTTGTGAGTTTACCCCTTTTTTAAAACAATATTTAAAAGATAAAAATACGATTCTTATAGAGCCCATGCTTCCTTCAGTCACAACTAGCGTACAATCCACTTTCCTAACTGGGAAATGGCCCAACGAACATGGAATTGTTGGGAATGGTTGGTATGATCAGGAAGATGCAGAAATTAAGTTTTGGAAACAATCCAACCATTTAGTAAATGCAGAAAAGATTTGGGAACGAGCTAAAAAAATAGATCCCGACTTTACCTGTTCCAAAATGTTTTGGTGGTACAATATGTACTCTACCGCTGACTATTCAGTGACTCCAAGGCCACAATACCATGCCGATGGTGTTAAAGCTCCTGATTGTTATACTCATCCACCAGACCTTCGTGAGGATTTACAAACAAACTTAGGTAAGTTTCCATTGTTTAACTTTTGGGGACCGAATGCCAATATTAAGTCCACACAATGGATTGCAGATGCAACGGTTTTTGTTGATAAAAAATATAATCCCACTTTAACTTTAGTTTATCTACCACATTTAGATTATTGCCTCCAAAAATTTGGACCCAATCTTTCTCATATAAAAAAAGAACTTTCAGAAATTGATTTGGTCCTCAAACATCTGATCGAATATTATGAGCAACAGAATACAAAGATCATTTTACTTTCAGAATATGGAATTACTCCCGTTCATCGTCCAATCCATATCAATCGAATCCTTCGCGAAAATAATCTTATATCTGTTCGTAAAGAAAGATGGTATGAACTTTTAGATCCGGGGGCATCCAAAGCCTTTGCTGTTTCTGATCATCAAATTTCTCATATCTATTGTAATGATCCCAGTGTCAAAAACCAAGTGCTGGAGCTTTTAAAAAAAGTTCCGGGCATTAATCTTGTTTTAGATAAAAAAAGTCAAAAAAAATACAATCTAGAACATAAAAGATCGGGTGATATTGTAGCAGTAGCGGATCCAGATTCTTGGTTCACGTATTACTATTGGTTAGATGATAAAAATGCACCAGATTATGCCCGTTTGGTGGATATTCACAGAAAACCTGGATATGACCCTTGTGAGATGTTTTTGGATCCAAAGAAACCTGGAATCAAATTCAGGGCTGGACTTAAACTTATCCGCAAAAAACTTGGATTTCGGTATCTAATGGATGTAATTCCCTTGGATGCAAATTTGGTAAAAGGTTCTCATGGGGCTATTCATAAAAAAAAGGAATTTTATCCTATTTTTTCCTCAAAAATTACATATTCCAGAAAAGAAATTTCTGCTAATAAAGTGTACGATTTGATTTGGGATCAAATGACTTCTAAGATTTAA
- a CDS encoding Crp/Fnr family transcriptional regulator: MSAEEIKVVNYSKGAAIVVQNSINTGNFFIVRSGRVSVDSEHIVVDHELAYYEAGDSFGLVSALTEHRFLVTLFADTDVELVQIPIRLLGSYLKERKELAMKILGLYSRELRTLQKHLSRANKPADREYHPERLLLNARTYLSWQKPNLAAYSLQTFLKWSKENNSTENLTEASELLKSIGSNYKPFVWDSMQSSLEAGEILFVESEKNNEIYVVLEGNVKLFGIVRGYEYVIDVLGPGEIFGEMSLIDNAPRMASAITETKSKILRVTAENLFESVGPSLLQKIFESIARRIWFSHQRLVILRLKTPVIRLYAYLYNSIRDQDIRLGRTLDESLANAHTIYIQMEELCNMCGIIKVKQDTIQEFLTDTNLVIEPNRITIKSRKRLEEKLGHYKSKEGQIVA; encoded by the coding sequence GTGTCCGCAGAAGAAATCAAAGTTGTTAATTATTCCAAAGGTGCTGCCATTGTTGTGCAGAACTCCATCAATACGGGGAACTTTTTTATTGTAAGGTCCGGTCGTGTATCGGTCGATTCCGAACACATCGTAGTTGACCATGAGCTTGCTTATTATGAAGCAGGGGATAGTTTTGGACTGGTTTCAGCCCTAACCGAACATAGATTTTTAGTGACTTTGTTTGCCGATACCGATGTGGAATTAGTTCAAATTCCTATCCGACTTTTGGGATCTTATCTCAAAGAACGCAAAGAGTTAGCTATGAAGATTTTGGGTTTGTATTCTAGGGAACTCAGAACTTTACAAAAACACCTTTCTCGTGCCAACAAACCAGCTGATCGTGAATACCATCCTGAAAGATTATTACTCAATGCGCGGACTTATTTGTCTTGGCAGAAACCAAACTTAGCAGCTTACTCTTTACAAACTTTTCTTAAATGGTCGAAGGAAAATAACTCTACTGAAAACCTAACAGAAGCTTCCGAATTACTCAAATCCATAGGTTCTAATTACAAACCTTTTGTTTGGGATAGTATGCAATCCAGTTTAGAAGCTGGAGAAATTCTTTTTGTCGAAAGTGAAAAGAACAACGAGATCTACGTTGTGTTAGAGGGGAATGTTAAATTATTTGGGATTGTTCGTGGTTATGAGTATGTGATCGATGTTTTAGGTCCTGGAGAAATTTTCGGAGAAATGTCGCTCATCGACAATGCACCGAGAATGGCATCTGCAATCACGGAAACAAAAAGTAAAATTCTTCGTGTCACCGCTGAAAACTTATTCGAATCTGTAGGTCCTTCCTTATTACAAAAAATCTTCGAAAGTATTGCCAGACGGATTTGGTTTTCTCACCAAAGGTTGGTCATTCTGAGATTAAAAACACCTGTGATTCGACTTTATGCCTATTTATACAATTCGATCCGAGACCAAGACATCCGATTGGGCCGGACTTTAGACGAAAGCCTTGCTAACGCACATACCATTTATATCCAAATGGAAGAACTCTGCAATATGTGCGGAATCATCAAAGTCAAACAGGATACGATCCAAGAGTTTTTGACAGACACGAACTTGGTAATTGAACCAAACCGTATTACAATCAAAAGTCGCAAACGTTTGGAAGAAAAGTTAGGCCATTACAAATCAAAAGAAGGGCAAATTGTCGCTTAA
- a CDS encoding DoxX family protein, with protein sequence MKKFLVYSLGAFYIIAGTNHFFSPEFYLEMMPDYLPFHELLNVTSGLAEITLGSLVLYERMRKMACYGIILLLLAIYPANINMLLTALEGKDYGVPIWALYARLPFQFLFIYWAWLVRDFKWSEETT encoded by the coding sequence ATGAAAAAATTTCTCGTGTACTCTCTCGGGGCATTCTACATAATTGCAGGAACCAACCACTTTTTTTCTCCTGAATTTTATCTGGAAATGATGCCAGATTACCTCCCTTTTCATGAACTTTTAAATGTGACAAGTGGACTTGCAGAAATTACATTGGGTTCACTCGTGTTGTACGAACGGATGCGAAAGATGGCATGTTACGGAATCATTCTGCTTTTACTCGCAATTTATCCAGCTAACATTAATATGTTGCTAACTGCATTGGAAGGTAAAGACTATGGGGTTCCTATTTGGGCTTTATATGCAAGATTACCATTCCAGTTTTTATTTATTTATTGGGCTTGGCTTGTGAGAGATTTCAAATGGTCCGAAGAAACAACCTAA
- a CDS encoding winged helix-turn-helix transcriptional regulator yields the protein MIKDPKQKPQDFAKKGGQWTFLSNHAHVLICLSKDPEMRLKDVALLVGITERAVQAIVKDLVEAQILEKSKDGRRNQYIIQTEQKLRHPLESSHSISELLRLGK from the coding sequence ATGATAAAAGATCCGAAACAAAAACCACAAGATTTTGCTAAAAAAGGAGGTCAGTGGACCTTTCTTTCGAACCATGCACATGTTTTGATTTGTTTGAGTAAAGATCCGGAAATGCGTCTGAAGGATGTTGCTTTACTTGTTGGCATCACGGAAAGGGCGGTTCAGGCCATTGTTAAGGATTTGGTAGAAGCTCAAATTTTAGAGAAGAGTAAGGATGGACGAAGAAACCAATACATCATACAAACTGAACAAAAATTAAGACATCCTTTAGAATCTAGCCATTCCATTTCAGAGCTGCTTCGGTTAGGGAAATAA
- a CDS encoding ketopantoate reductase family protein, which translates to MTTSYPSIAIIGIGSVTVTIIHALYQNKIPFRILCQNQNRFQTLYSHPIRFQGPTGQIVTIDLKNHLTMIHDNKESYDYIFVGCKNQNLEDYLKDTKPFLNANGKWILIQNGIPESNFDSYKDKILGGVVGWNTQTLPDGTYFQSNVGSLILGNVTKTKPDPIWYQLLPPHIPVVLTDQLEGYRWHKLAINSIINGLAASKQLSLGELFLNKKFREEALETLTEIKTVMSQKKITEQVVPGSFPIQKLGSGLGSLPTWIRHLILIFLGLKYYRIRTSMVQDLDHGRKTEIDYINGEVIKMANRLGIPVPKNEWIVSTIKKREENKKN; encoded by the coding sequence ATGACAACATCTTATCCCTCAATTGCGATCATAGGGATTGGCTCCGTAACGGTGACCATCATTCACGCCTTATACCAAAATAAAATTCCCTTTCGAATACTTTGCCAAAATCAAAATCGATTTCAAACTTTGTATTCCCATCCCATAAGGTTCCAAGGACCGACAGGACAAATTGTAACAATTGACCTCAAAAATCACCTAACAATGATTCATGATAATAAAGAAAGTTACGATTATATTTTTGTTGGATGTAAAAATCAAAATCTAGAAGATTACTTAAAAGACACAAAACCATTTCTAAATGCAAACGGGAAATGGATATTAATACAAAACGGAATTCCTGAATCAAACTTTGATTCCTATAAAGATAAAATCCTCGGAGGAGTGGTTGGATGGAATACTCAAACACTTCCAGACGGAACCTATTTTCAATCGAATGTAGGTAGCTTAATTTTGGGAAATGTTACTAAAACAAAACCAGATCCCATTTGGTACCAACTCCTACCACCCCACATACCGGTGGTTTTAACAGACCAATTGGAAGGATACCGTTGGCATAAATTGGCAATCAATTCGATCATTAATGGACTAGCGGCTTCTAAACAACTAAGTTTAGGTGAATTATTTCTAAATAAAAAATTTAGAGAGGAAGCGTTAGAGACATTAACAGAAATTAAAACTGTAATGAGCCAAAAGAAAATTACCGAACAAGTGGTTCCAGGATCTTTTCCCATTCAAAAACTAGGTAGTGGTCTGGGTTCACTTCCGACTTGGATTCGACATTTGATCCTTATTTTTCTGGGTTTGAAATACTATCGAATCCGAACTTCTATGGTGCAAGACTTAGATCATGGTAGAAAGACAGAAATAGATTATATCAATGGGGAAGTAATCAAAATGGCAAATAGATTAGGGATTCCTGTGCCAAAAAATGAATGGATTGTTTCCACGATAAAAAAGAGGGAAGAGAACAAAAAAAACTAA
- the perRA gene encoding peroxide-responsive transcriptional repressor PerRA, which yields MDLSYQKTKELLESHGIRPTSQRLEMAHLLLERHQHLFAEEVFHLVNSHFPHASRATIFNNLKLFAEKGMLGTLELKSGVTHFDSNIGPHHHALNEETGEITDVEMNQELETKVLEELKESYFIKTGKKLDEVKLVITLRGK from the coding sequence ATGGATTTAAGTTACCAAAAAACCAAGGAACTTCTCGAATCCCACGGAATTCGACCGACTTCACAAAGATTGGAAATGGCGCACTTACTTTTGGAACGCCACCAACATCTCTTTGCGGAAGAAGTTTTCCATTTGGTCAATTCCCACTTTCCTCATGCTTCACGGGCGACGATTTTTAATAACCTGAAACTCTTTGCTGAGAAGGGAATGTTAGGAACATTGGAATTAAAAAGTGGAGTTACTCATTTTGATTCCAATATCGGACCTCATCACCACGCTCTCAATGAAGAAACAGGGGAAATCACTGACGTGGAAATGAACCAGGAACTAGAAACAAAAGTATTAGAGGAACTCAAAGAAAGTTATTTTATAAAGACAGGTAAAAAATTAGATGAAGTGAAACTTGTCATTACACTGAGAGGGAAATAA